In Flavobacterium hankyongi, the genomic window TGTTTCTTGTATTTCTTCCAATTCCATTATTTCAAACTCGGCTTTACCTTTGAAACGTTCTTGAAGTTCCATAAATAACATTATGCAATTGTATTTCATAAAATGAATTACATAAGCTTCATCGCTTTTTTTGTCTCTGGAAGGACTTTTGTATAAATCTTCTGTAAGATTATTATTTTCGATATGCTCTCTAATGAAATTAAAATATTGTTTTATACCGCTTTCGGCAACTACATATAAATATTGATATTCTTCCTCTAGTTTATCTGTTTTGCTGTTTGAAATTATTTCGTTCAGCTTACTTGTAATGAAGTTTTTTATTAGTTCCGTGTAATATTTTCGAATAGGAGTAATAGCCTTTTTAAACTCAATCTCATAAAGAGGAGTTGCAATAGGATATTCTTTTACTAAATTTTTTAGTTCTTCATTAATCTTTACATCTGTTCTGTTGTCTTTTGATACAGGATTTACATAGATTAGATCATTAATAATATCTTTACTCATAACTAGAAATCTAATTTAATTTTGTTGGCTGCTTCGTGTTTTTTCTCGTCAATGATTTTAGCATAAATTTGAGTGGTTCTCAATTCTTTATGACCTAACATTTTTGATACCGTATAAATATCAGTTCCCAGTGTTAATTGCAATGTAGCATAAGTATGCCTTGCACAATGAAACGTAATATCTTTATGAATACCTGCTTTATAAACCCATTGCTGTAATTTTAGGTTTGACCAAGCACTATAATTCAAAGCATCAAAGATTTTATCATCAGGTTCTTTGCGTTCTCCTAATAAGCTTACTGCTTGTTCTGAGATTGGTTGTGTTTCTGCTCCTTTGGTTTTCTTTTGTCTGAATCTTATGTAATAGCCATAATCATTAGAGTGTTGGATTTCAGACCATTTTAGTTTTTCAATATCTGACCAACGTAAACCTGTAAGAGCTGAAAATAAAAAGGCTTTTTTTAGTTCTGGCAGTTCACATTCTACTGGAACCAATTTTTGTAATTCTTCTAAAGTTAGAAATTCTCTTTGCGGTTCTCCTTGCTTAAAGGTATCAACTCCTTCACCTGGATTGGTTTTTATAATGCCATCTTTAACCGCTTGTTTTAGTGCAGCTTTAAATTTATTGAAATAAGAATATTTAGAGTTTTGAGAAAGTTTCTTTTTGCTTTTGGATTCTGCTTTAGAATCTAAATAGGTTCTGAAATTCTCTACTAACTTTCTATCTAAATCTTGAAAGCTTACATCGTAAGGAGCAAAGGTTTTAAAGTGCTTTATCATACTATCCCAATTACCATAATTACCATCACTGGTATTACGGTCTTCAGAAAGCTTTAGTAAATAGGATGTAAAACTTCCTTTTAGCTTTTCAATATCATGGAAGCCAAAAGTTCCGTTTTGCATTTCTATTTGTCTTTGTGCTCGAATAGTTTCTGCAAGCTCTCGTGTTTTTTTGTTTACATCTTTTTCAGCCTTTGTTTTAGGTTCTGGGTTGAGGTATAGTCTTAAAAACTCGTTTTTTCTTTTTCCTTTGTGATAATAGTCAAGATATAAACTGATGCTATTACCTTTTAATCTTTCTCTTAGTGTAACTTTCATAGTGTTAAGATTTAAAAAGGTTTTCTATTTGCTCTTTCTGAATAATTTTCTTTCTTCCAAATTTGTGAATTTGTAATTCTCCACGTTTGACCATCCTATTAATAGTCCAACGACTTACACCGATGAGGTCGGCAGTATCTTGGATTGATAAATAGCTTTTAGTTAGTAAAGAATTTGGATTTAAGATTTGAGTTTCATTCTTTGAAACAATGATGTTTTGTTGTTCCAGTAGTGTTTTTTCAATCTTATCCTGTTTGGCTTTTAATTTGTAATCTCTGGAATTGCATTTGTGACTGCAATACCTTGTAGTGGTTTTGTGGGCAATATAAGTTTTGCCACAATGATTACATACTTTTGGAATAGAAATATTACTGCTCATAAAATGTTGCTTTATGTTGCAATAGGTAGCGAAGTGTAGCAATATGTAGCACTATTTCTCTACTTTATATCATTTGGTTATTTGGGCAACAAAAATGATATTATGGCAACAATTGAACAACAAATATATTTAAAAAAAGGCAGTTTGGCAACAAATAAAGGAAGAAAAAAATCCGTAAACCCAACAAAAACAGATGCTTAACAATAAAGAGAAGTGTGGTTACTTCCCGATACAAAAATTAGCAAAAATATTACCTAACAACTCATCATTAGTTACTTCACCAGTAATCTCTCCAAAGTAATACAATGCTTGGCGGATATCAATCGCCATAAGGTCAGATGATAAGTTTTGTTGCATACCCCATTGCACTTTTTGAATTTCTTCCAAAGCCTTAAGTAGTGAATCGTAATGTCTGGTATTGGTAATAATGGTTTCGTTGTTTCGTAAAGCACCTGTGTTTACAAACGATAGTAAAGTGTTTTTTAGTTCTTCAATACCTTCTTTGTTTTTAGCAGAAATAAAATTAGTAAACAGTTTACGGTTAACCGCTAATAGTTCTTCTTGGAATGCAGCTATTCGGTTATTTATTGCTGTTAAAGTTTCAACAGGTATTAAGTCTTTTTTATTAACGACAACAATTAATGATTTTTGAGGATATTGGTTTTGTATTTTTCCAATTTCGTTTATGAAAACATCCA contains:
- a CDS encoding helix-turn-helix domain-containing protein; amino-acid sequence: MSSNISIPKVCNHCGKTYIAHKTTTRYCSHKCNSRDYKLKAKQDKIEKTLLEQQNIIVSKNETQILNPNSLLTKSYLSIQDTADLIGVSRWTINRMVKRGELQIHKFGRKKIIQKEQIENLFKS
- a CDS encoding DUF6617 family protein, whose protein sequence is MSKDIINDLIYVNPVSKDNRTDVKINEELKNLVKEYPIATPLYEIEFKKAITPIRKYYTELIKNFITSKLNEIISNSKTDKLEEEYQYLYVVAESGIKQYFNFIREHIENNNLTEDLYKSPSRDKKSDEAYVIHFMKYNCIMLFMELQERFKGKAEFEIMELEEIQETYLYEEASKDLVIKPYEGSPIHYTEKIKEDAKAFNPIKGDLEDRRENNKIIKFDDLIAKPDQFVIHEKTLNEYGIIDNEYDFIFKKGNKQLLAAFILQLKNKGYFNEFTFPGRKPIRDSKITDFFAHRYGNNSDTDKEYRNFKGTKALLFKQLVDKTYWLDKIS
- a CDS encoding site-specific integrase codes for the protein MKVTLRERLKGNSISLYLDYYHKGKRKNEFLRLYLNPEPKTKAEKDVNKKTRELAETIRAQRQIEMQNGTFGFHDIEKLKGSFTSYLLKLSEDRNTSDGNYGNWDSMIKHFKTFAPYDVSFQDLDRKLVENFRTYLDSKAESKSKKKLSQNSKYSYFNKFKAALKQAVKDGIIKTNPGEGVDTFKQGEPQREFLTLEELQKLVPVECELPELKKAFLFSALTGLRWSDIEKLKWSEIQHSNDYGYYIRFRQKKTKGAETQPISEQAVSLLGERKEPDDKIFDALNYSAWSNLKLQQWVYKAGIHKDITFHCARHTYATLQLTLGTDIYTVSKMLGHKELRTTQIYAKIIDEKKHEAANKIKLDF